The genomic DNA GGGAGGACGTCAAGGTCATCCCGCTGCGGGGGGCGCCGTCGCGGCGCATCCTGCTGGCGCATCTCGCCGAACACCGGCTCACTCCCGCAGAGGCGACCCTGGTCGACACCTTCGAAGAGGTGGCCTACCGCCATGACGGGAAGTCGTCGCCGGTCCGTAGATCGCGGCCCTGACGTACGGGCTTAAGTTCAGCTAAAGTGCTCTGCGGATTTTCGAGATTGTTGTGGAGGCACGTCGTTCCTACTGTGATCTGAGTAATGATTCATCGGGGCGTGTGATTGCCGAGGGATGTACTCCGCTCGCACCACGGTCCGGAACCGAGGGAACACCATGTCTTCTGTCGAGATTCTGCCTCTGATCGCGCTGGTGGCGATGTTCGTCATCGCCACGTTCTTCCCGATCAACATCGGCATCCTGGGATTCATCGGCGCCTTCGGCGTCGGTGCCTTCCTGCTGGGTTATGACGACAAGGAGATCCTTGCCGCCTTCCCCAGCTCCATCGTCCTGACCATCATCGGGGTCACGTACTTCTTCGGCATGGCCAAGAAGAACGGCACCATCGATCTGCTGGTCAACGCTTGCATCCGCGCCGTGCGCGGCCGCGTGACCGTGGTTCCGTGGGTGTTCTTCTTCTGCGCCTCGGTGCTGACCGCGCTGGGCACCTTCAGCCCCGCGGCCGTCGCACTGATCTGCCCTGCTGCCCTGTCCTTCGCGGCCAGGACCAAGATGAGCCCGCTGGTCATGGGGATCATGACCATCAACGGTGCCCACGCCGGTGCGTTCTCGCCCATCTCGGTCTCCGGCGTGCTGGTGCATGACCTGGTCGAAAAGAGTGGACTGACCATCGCCCCCTGGACGCTGTTCTTCGCCAGTTACGGCATGAACCTGCTGCTCTCGGTGCTGACCGTGGTCGGCTACGCGGCGCTGGCCCGGATGCGCAACCTGGAGTACAGCGCCACCGGCACCCGCATCGACGATGACGCCGACGGCAGCGGCGGCGCCGGTACGCACCCCGCGTCCGGTCCCGCCGGCGGGGGTGGCACCGGCACCCAGGTGCTGACCCGTCCGGTGCGCCCCGACGCGCTGATCACCCAGGTGCACCCGGTCACCGTGGTGCAGAAGCTGACGCTGTTCCTAATCGCGGCCGTGCTGGTGCTCGTGCTGGTGTTCCACCTGCCGATCAGCTTCGTCTCCATCGCCGCCGGCGCCATCCTGGCCTTCACCGACCTGTCCAAGCAGAACGAGGCCATCGCCGGCATCAGCTGGTCGACGGTGCTGCTGGTGGCGGGCATGGTCACCTACATCTCGCTGCTCGAAGAGGTCGGCACCATCGACCACCTGGCTCAGATGGCGATTACCATCGGCGCACCGCTGATCGTGGCGCTGGTGTTGTGCTACGTCATCGGCGTCACCTCGGCGTTCGCCTCGTCGACGGCCCTGCTGGCGGCGATCATCCCGATGGCGCTGCCGCTGCTGCAGACCGGCGCGCTGCCGGTGGTGGGCGTGGTGGCCGCACTGGCCATCGCCGCCACCGTGGTCGACGTCTCACCCTTCTCCACCAACGGCGCTCTGGTGCTCGCCAACGCCCAGGGCATCGAGCGGCCGCGCTTCTACCGGCAGTTGCTGGTCAACGCCGGCATCGTGGTCGCAGCGACACCGGCACTGTGCTGGCTGCTGCTGGTCGTCGTGCCCTCGATGGTCTGAGCCAGCCAAGGGTTTAGCGCAGCTGAACCCCTCTCCACTTTTACGTCATTGTTCTTCATCTTCGCGCGGGCCACCCTGGTCTCAGGGACCTGTCGCGGCGGAAAGGCACGCTCATGCTCACAGTTCGCGCCACCTGGATGCGGGGAGGCACCAGCAAATGCTGGCTCTTCCACGCGGTGGACATCGACCCCTTGATCGACCACGCCGGCGGCCTGGACGAGCTGCTCACGTCGGCATTCGGATCCGGCGACCCGCGTCAGCTCGACGGGGTGGGCGGCGGCAGCTCGACGACCTCGAAGGCCGCCATCGTCCGCCGCTCCCAGCTCCCCGGCATCGACATCGACTACCTGTTCGCCCAGGTCGCCATCGGCGATCGTCAGGTCGAGTGGGGCAGCAACTGCGGCAACTGCGCCACCGCGATCGGGCTCTACGCGCTGCAGACCGGTCTGGTGGCCGTCGACGCCGAGGTGACCTCGGTGCGGATGCGCAACCAGAACACCGGTGCAGTGCTCACGGCCGAAATTGCCACTCCCGCAGGGGCGATCCCCACCGACGGCGATGCCGCCGTGCCCGGCACCAGTGCGCTCGGTGTCCCGGTGGGCCTGACCTTCACCGGGCTGGCGGGTGCACCCGCGCAACTGCTGCCCAGCGGACGGGCCCTCGACACCGTGACTGTTGCGGGCCACGACTACTCCGCCACGATGGTCACGGCCGGTGCGCCGGCCGCGCTGTTCGACGCCGCCGATCTGGGTCTCACCGGCGCTGAGGACAATGCGGTTGTCGCCGAACACCTTTCGCTGTTGGTGGCGCTGCGCCAGCAGTCCTCTCTGCGGATGGGGTTGAGCAAGCCGGGGGATCCGGTCCGGCACGCGATCCCGAAGGTGGGCGTGGTGGGCAGCCCGCTGGATTACCGGACCGGCACCGGGGACCTGATCCGGGCCGACGATTACGACGTGTCCGTGCGGATGCTGTCGATGCTGGCTCCCCATCCCGCGATCGGACTGACGTCCGCGGTGGCCGTCGCAGCAGCATCCACCGTTGTCGGGGGAGTGGTTGCCGCGCGGAGCGCCGCCGCGCCGACGGGCCCCCTGCGGCTGGGCACCCCGGCCGGAGTTCTGCACGTCGAGCGCATCATGAACAACGGTGTGCTGGAAGCAGTCACGCTGCACCGGGCGGCGCGCCGCATCGCCTCCGCCGAGCTGTTCGTCGCGGAGCGGGCTCACGCCCTGGCGAGCTGACCCCTCACTGCGCCAGCGTCGCCCGGATCCCCACCGTCACATACGGCAACGCCACACCGGTGGATGCGGCCAACGCGGGGTGGGTGGCGAGCAGTTCGCGCACCTGATCCAGGGTCTGCGTCCGCACCTCGTCGGGCGAGGTGATGCAGTAGCTGCGCGATGCCACCAGATCGATGAGTGCCTGGGGCGTCAGGTAATTGGTCCATTCGACGTGGTGGCGCTCGATGTCGGCGAACGGCGCGGGCAGGCTCACCTCGTGGTTGAACGGATCCCGCTCGTGGCCGATGATCCGGCCCAGATCCTTGACCCAGCCCAGTCTTTCGTCGCGGGTGTTCCACACCAGACCCAGCCGCCCGCCGGGCCGCAGCACCCGTGCCACCTCGGGGATGGCGCGTTCCGGATCCACCCAGTGCCAGGCCTGCGCCACCAGTACGGCGTCCACACTGTTGTCGGCCAACGGAATCTCTTCCGCGGTGCCCAGCAGTGCCGGGGTGTCGGGCAGCGCGGCGCTGAGCACCTCCAGCATCTCGGCCAGGGGATCCACCGCCACCACATCGAGGCCGCGTTCCACCAGCCGGGTGGTCAGCTTGCCGGTGCCGGCCCCCAGATCGAGCACCGTCTGCGCACCCGGCGGCAGCAGCCAGTCGATGGCCTCCGGCGGATAGGACGGGCGCCCGCGCTCATAGGCCGCTGCCGCCGACCCGAAGGACCGCGAGAGCTCCCGCCACGAGCTCGACGACCGGCTCACCGTGCGGCCAGTTCCAGCGTCCGCCGCACCAGGACCCCCACCGCGTCGGTCTCGACCAGGAAGCCGTCGTGGCCGTAGATGGAGTCCACCACCTCCAGGCCGTCGCAGCCCGGCAGCAGGTCGGCGATCTCCTGCTGTAACCGCAGCGGGTACAGGCGGTCGGAGGTGATGCCACCGACGATCGTGGGCACCGGGCAGGACTGCAACGCCGTTGCC from Mycolicibacterium tokaiense includes the following:
- a CDS encoding SLC13 family permease; the protein is MSSVEILPLIALVAMFVIATFFPINIGILGFIGAFGVGAFLLGYDDKEILAAFPSSIVLTIIGVTYFFGMAKKNGTIDLLVNACIRAVRGRVTVVPWVFFFCASVLTALGTFSPAAVALICPAALSFAARTKMSPLVMGIMTINGAHAGAFSPISVSGVLVHDLVEKSGLTIAPWTLFFASYGMNLLLSVLTVVGYAALARMRNLEYSATGTRIDDDADGSGGAGTHPASGPAGGGGTGTQVLTRPVRPDALITQVHPVTVVQKLTLFLIAAVLVLVLVFHLPISFVSIAAGAILAFTDLSKQNEAIAGISWSTVLLVAGMVTYISLLEEVGTIDHLAQMAITIGAPLIVALVLCYVIGVTSAFASSTALLAAIIPMALPLLQTGALPVVGVVAALAIAATVVDVSPFSTNGALVLANAQGIERPRFYRQLLVNAGIVVAATPALCWLLLVVVPSMV
- a CDS encoding PrpF domain-containing protein, producing MLTVRATWMRGGTSKCWLFHAVDIDPLIDHAGGLDELLTSAFGSGDPRQLDGVGGGSSTTSKAAIVRRSQLPGIDIDYLFAQVAIGDRQVEWGSNCGNCATAIGLYALQTGLVAVDAEVTSVRMRNQNTGAVLTAEIATPAGAIPTDGDAAVPGTSALGVPVGLTFTGLAGAPAQLLPSGRALDTVTVAGHDYSATMVTAGAPAALFDAADLGLTGAEDNAVVAEHLSLLVALRQQSSLRMGLSKPGDPVRHAIPKVGVVGSPLDYRTGTGDLIRADDYDVSVRMLSMLAPHPAIGLTSAVAVAAASTVVGGVVAARSAAAPTGPLRLGTPAGVLHVERIMNNGVLEAVTLHRAARRIASAELFVAERAHALAS
- a CDS encoding class I SAM-dependent methyltransferase — protein: MSRSSSSWRELSRSFGSAAAAYERGRPSYPPEAIDWLLPPGAQTVLDLGAGTGKLTTRLVERGLDVVAVDPLAEMLEVLSAALPDTPALLGTAEEIPLADNSVDAVLVAQAWHWVDPERAIPEVARVLRPGGRLGLVWNTRDERLGWVKDLGRIIGHERDPFNHEVSLPAPFADIERHHVEWTNYLTPQALIDLVASRSYCITSPDEVRTQTLDQVRELLATHPALAASTGVALPYVTVGIRATLAQ